A single Trypanosoma brucei gambiense DAL972 chromosome 9, complete sequence DNA region contains:
- a CDS encoding Rab escort protein 1, putative translates to MKSSDHDEEGLVDLFAAGDEVEPEYTIEQMIIDRQELSREGETACGFTPLFDRFDNPTKREEGVETSPKLPLRPMQVYFRNKRHSLWGHKLWNAARYFVKRIDSGMIDVRGKTVLELGAGLGVPSLAAFRNGARCVVVTDYPDESLMEILRMNTETNCTLDQLDPTAAEFLRQEAVRLKSAYMSVHKGQETGKGDDREGKGVPLNSRCVVQPLLWGNTDHIREALKHTSGTGFDVLLLSDILFNHVCNDDLAGTVVQLLQRSPKAAAYCAFSHHRAHRQVEDLMFFDICASRGLLCEQIDEEDYPLMFPDDRGPEEIRRPVKVYKLSHRFDAAGVPLEPGQETYDVVVQGTGMVECFLAAALARSGVRVLQCDAQGEYGGPFKTLTVQQLRKYILQPPNDSGDGSSPSDGYAGGSQQVSSRGSNKDPSGVGNNNGNGDENTSTISVDLMDTLDVRTQHRFLLDLLPVHYFSKGDTVRKFVESDMARHAEFQCCSSFAFLFRCGETDESCAFRLQSVPLTRAQVFSADHIGLMQKRRLMKFVKDVAAPLAEHLHARTAALGEEEPGHTDVQEVGELFQQEVSQHPNETLSELLRRKYAVDETTLNIVTLLGQLETSSEPCMLRAVDLVRQVLTSIGAYGGSTPFLVPLYGASEVPQNMCRIAAVWNAVFVLRRSVSRVLKGLDTPTVEMSNRQHVKAKVVVVPRALASKFASVSGANDANDENITRFSRVVIVAKKPLVTWKALSSSGCCEEEVTTATEGLEGTAKTSSVEGIPPLVFALCQAQPGVVVHVQQQSASSEQAPKEGNAVVVHFTVNNCQMSAKQLHRFVEESFIASAASAGEDCVVLDKDAILFFASFVLDEREEALRGVAHGAWDFLASETEKAHPFAVEEYRKRQKKSKCDLVEFDDDGVLIVPVPTLLQNLMDDGAYLKEAQQAYETVVARLQMQMKEEEEEGDKTKQYVFLEPLPPVPSVSSR, encoded by the coding sequence ATGAAGTCATCTGATCATGACGAAGAGGGCTTAGTCGATTTATTTGCCGCGGGTGACGAAGTAGAACCCGAATACACAATTGAACAAATGATTATCGATCGCCAGGAGTTGAGTCGTGAAGGGGAGACAGCTTGTGGCTTCACTCCGCTTTTCGACCGCTTCGACAATCCGACAAAGCGTGAGGAAGGTGTGGAAACGTCCCCCAAGTTGCCTTTACGGCCGATGCAAGTGTACTTCCGCAATAAGCGACACAGCCTTTGGGGTCATAAACTATGGAACGCGGCACGTTATTTTGTAAAGCGGATAGACAGCGGTATGATCGATGTGCGCGGGAAAACTGTGTTGGAACTGGGGGCGGGACTTGGTGTACCATCTCTCGCAGCATTCCGCAACGGCGCACGGTGCGTTGTAGTGACGGACTATCCGGACGAGTCGCTGATGGAGATATTGAGAATGAATACCGAAACAAATTGTACGTTGGACCAATTGGACCCTACTGCCGCAGAGTTTCTTAGGCAGGAAGCGGTTCGGTTGAAATCTGCGTATATGTCTGTTCACAAAGGACAGGAAACAGGGAAGGGTGATGAtcgggaaggaaaaggtgttCCATTGAATTCGCGGTGTGTCGTTCAGCCTCTACTGTGGGGTAACACTGATCATATTCGTGAAGCCCTCAAGCACACTAGTGGCACGGGCTTTGACGTGCTATTACTCTCCGACATTCTCTTTAACCATGTTTGTAACGATGACCTCGCGGGTACTGTTGTTCAGTTACTTCAACGTAGTCCAAAAGCGGCGGCGTACTGTGCCTTCTCCCACCACCGCGCGCACAGACAGGTGGAAGACTTGATGTTCTTTGATATATGTGCATCACGCGGCCTTTTGTGCGAGCAGATTGATGAGGAGGATTACCCTCTCATGTTCCCCGACGACCGTGGCCCGGAGGAGATACGGCGGCCGGTGAAGGTGTATAAGTTGTCACATCGGTTTGATGCGGCAGGTGTGCCGCTGGAGCCGGGGCAGGAAACGTATGATGTGGTAGTGCAGGGCACGGGCATGGTGGAGTGCTTTCTTGCCGCTGCACTTGCACGCAGTGGGGTGCGTGTGTTACAATGCGATGCCCAAGGTGAATATGGCGGACCGTTCAAAACACTGACGGTTCAACAGTTGCGAAAATATATTCTACAACCGCCCAACGACTCAGGTGATGGATCAAGCCCATCTGATGGCTACGCAGGTGGGAGCCAGCAGGTTAGTAGCAGGGGAAGTAATAAAGATCCGAGTGGTGTTGGGAACAATAACGGCAATGGGGACGAAAACACCTCGACCATATCGGTGGATTTAATGGATACACTCGATGTCCGAACGCAGCACCGCTTTCTGCTTGACCTCCTCCCTGTACACTACTTCTCTAAGGGTGATACCGTTCGAAAGTTTGTGGAGTCGGACATGGCACGGCATGCTGAATTTCAATGTTGCAGTAgttttgcctttttgtttcggtgTGGTGAGACTGACGAAAGCTGTGCATTCCGACTGCAAAGCGTTCCGCTGACGCGGGCACAAGTATTCTCTGCTGATCATATTGGACTGATGCAAAAGCGTCGTTTAATGAAATTTGTGAAGGATGTGGCTGCCCCACTCGCCGAACACCTGCATGCCCGGACAGCTGCTCTGGGTGAGGAAGAGCCCGGGCACACCGATGTGCAAGAGGTGGGAGAGCTTTTCCAGCAAGAGGTTTCCCAACATCCCAACGAAACACTTAGCGAGTTGCTGCGCCGGAAGTACGCTGTTGATGAGACGACATTAAATATTGTGACGCTTCTGGGGCAGTTGGAGACCTCATCTGAGCCCTGTATGCTGCGCGCTGTAGACCTGGTGCGCCAAGTATTAACATCTATTGGGGCTTACGGGGGTTCAACACCTTTTCTTGTGCCTTTGTATGGCGCCTCAGAGGTACCACAAAACATGTGTCGTATCGCAGCCGTATGGAATGCTGTGTTCGTGTTACGTCGGAGTGTAAGCCGTGTCTTGAAGGGTCTTGATACACCGACAGTGGAAATGAGCAACCGACAACATGTGAAGGCTAAAGTTGTGGTCGTACCCCGTGCGTTGGCCTCCAAGTTCGCTTCGGTGTCTGGCGCTAATGATGCTAATGATGAGAATATAACACGTTTCTCTCGGGTTGTCATCGTAGCTAAGAAACCGCTGGTGACGTGGAAAGCGCTATCTTCCTCCGGGTGCTGTGAAGAAGAGGTAACCACAGCAACTGAAGGTTTGGAGGGAACGGCCAAGACATCTAGCGTAGAGGGGATCCCGCCGTTGGTGTTCGCGCTGTGCCAGGCTCAACCCGGTGTGGTCGTTCATGTTCAACAGCAAAGCGCATCGTCCGAACAGGCGCCCAAAGAAGGCAATGCCGTTGTCGTACATTTCACTGTAAACAACTGCCAAATGAGCGCCAAGCAACTGCACAGATTCGTCGAGGAGTCCTTCATAGCATCTGCTGCTTCAGCTGGTGAAGACTGTGTTGTGCTGGATAAAGATGCAATACTCTTTTTCGCTTCCTTCGTACTGGATGAACGAGAGGAAGCACTCCGTGGGGTTGCCCATGGCGCCTGGGATTTCCTGGCTAGTGAAACGGAGAAGGCCCATCCCTTTGCTGTGGAGGAGTATCGCAAACGccagaagaaaagcaaatgcGATTTAGTCGAATTCGATGATGACGGCGTGCTAATTGTTCCGGTGCCCACGCTCCTACAGAATCTTATGGACGATGGAGCCTACCTGAAGGAAGCGCAGCAGGCGTATGAGACCGTGGTGGCACGACTTCAGATGCagatgaaggaggaggaggaggagggtgacaaaaccaaacaataCGTGTTTCTCGAGCCCCTACCACCCGTTCCCTCAGTAAGTTCCCGATAA